In the Telopea speciosissima isolate NSW1024214 ecotype Mountain lineage chromosome 2, Tspe_v1, whole genome shotgun sequence genome, one interval contains:
- the LOC122652719 gene encoding polcalcin Syr v 3 has protein sequence MAGDAQGEMERIFKRFDTNGDGMISSSELGETLKQLGSVTKEDITRMMAEIDTDGDGFISFKEFTEFHQANPGLMKDVAKIF, from the coding sequence ATGGCCGGAGACGCCCagggagagatggagaggatctTTAAGCGATTCGACACCAATGGTGATGGCATGATCTCTTCTTCGGAGCTTGGTGAAACCTTAAAACAACTCGGGTCGGTTACTAAGGAAGACATTACGCGTATGATGGCTGAGATAGACACAGATGGTGATGGCTTCATCTCTTTCAAGGAGTTCACCGAATTCCACCAGGCCAACCCTGGTTTAATGAAGGATGTCGCTAAGATATTCTAA